The sequence below is a genomic window from Sphingobacterium sp. ML3W.
ACCATATGGAGACCAATTTTTACCTCTCATTCCTAAAAATACTACCCAACGATTACCATCAACATAACCATTGTAATTTGACGTATTATTAAACTTCTGAGCAAATACAATTTCCGAATTTCCTTTTCCTGCAGACTTCGATATATCCAACGAATTGTTACTTATGCTTGGAATATAACTAGCCGCCGGCCAGAGGGCGCTAAAGTTTTCCACTAATGCAAACTGACCACTATTAATCACATCTTCTAATCCCGCCAAAGCTTCGGCTTTAGTGATGCCTATATCTTCGGTGCCATAATATCCTGAGTAAAATAAATACACCCGCGCTAATAATGCTTTTGCAACCAAAGGTGTTGCTCGCCCATCGTTAGTTCCTGCTACAGATTTTGGATAGGCATCTGCAGGAATATTACTTGCTGCAAATTTTAGATCCTCTACAATTAATTTGTATATATCCTTAGGGTCAGCTTGCGGAATATTATCGCTTGTAGGACTTGTCAGCAAAGGAATCTTTTCGAATAAACGAACCAAATCAAAATACATCAAGGCACGTAAAAACTTTGTTTCCCCCTCAATCCGAGCTCTTGCGTTTAAATTCCCAGAAAAGTCCGTCCCATCCAACTTACTCAACAAGGTATTAGCTCTAAAAATACCGGAATAATAATCCGACCAAGTACCATCAAAAATATTATTATCAGAAGACGATTGTGAAATATCAAAACGATCAATTGCTTGAAATGCACGACCATCTGTCGTACCAGTTCCTCCAAAACAATGATCGGCCGCAACCTCTGCTGTTAAATAAAAGGATTGGTTACCATTGGATACCGTACGCTGATACCCATCATAACAGCCCACTAAGGCCATATCTGCATCGGCTACTGTCTTATAGAAATTACTTTCTAAAACGCTTGTCATAGGTTCTACATCTAGAAAACTAGATGAACAAGAATTAAATAACAATGCGGTCATTAAAAATGAACTGTATATATATTTAGATTTATTCATGATTTTAGAATTTAAAATTTAATATTTAGACCGAACAATACACTCTTAGGTCTTGGATAATAACCTAAATCAATACCTGAAACCCAACCATCTGTTCCATACCCAATCTCTGGATCCATACCATCATACTTTGTAAAAGTGAACAGATTTTGTCCCTGTACGTAAAAACGAATTTGATTGGCATATTTCCAATTGATGATTTTAGACAAATCATACCCCAATGAAATGTTGCTGATTCGCAAAAAGTCACCATCCTGCAGATACAGATCAGAGAATTGCCAGTTGACATTCGTCTCAGTGACACGAGGAATGGTACCTGAAGTTCCCTCACCAGTCCATCTGTCCAATATACGAGTTGTATAATTCGCTTGCTTGTTAGCATGATTTCGATACGACTGCACAATCTTATTACCTACGGATCCATACGCATTGATAGAAAAGTCAAAGCCTTTGTAATCTAAACCAAGATTAATTCCGTAGGTAAAACTTGCCATACCAACGCCCAAATTCACTTTATCAGAAGCATTGATTATCCCATCACCATTCTGATCCACATACTTCACGTCACCTGGCAGCACATTAGCCTGTAAAATACCGTTTCCAGAAGTTCTCCATGCATCTATCTCCGATTGATTTTGAAATAAACCATCAGTTTCATATCCCCAGAAATAGCCGATTGCCTGACCGTTTTCAGCACGATAAAATTCCTCCGAATTATCATACAGCATAGCTGTCTGTCCATGGATGATCCCATCCTCAGTCGGAATCTGACCCACTTTATTTTTATTATATGCACCATTGATACCAAAGCGGTATTTCACCTCATTGATCCTATCGGACCAATTCAATCCCAGTTCAACCCCAGTATTTTTGACATCCCCGCCATTGATATAAGGTGCTTGAGTACCCGTAGTTGCCAATACCGGCGCAGTAACCAACCAATCTTTCGTAGTCTTCACATAATAGTCAGCAACAACATCTAAACGATTACGCATAAACTTAGCATCGAACCCAATATTGGTCTGTTCTGAGGTTTCCCAAGTCAGACTTGGATTAGATAACCGACTTGGATAAGCTCCAGCAATATTATTATTTGCCGTTCCAAATACATAATGAGCACCTGGATTAGAAGATGTAACACCCGTAGAAGTACTTATTGGCGCAGCATATTGAAAATCATCAATATCTTGATTACCCACTTGTCCCCAAGAGGCTCTAAATTTCAAAAAGTTTATCGCACTCAAATGCTCACTGAAAAAATCTTCAGAAGAAATCACCCACCCTGCAGATACCGAAGGAAAATATCCCCAACGATTAGCACTCGAAAATTTGGAAGAAGCATCCGCTCTTAGCGTAGCATTTAAGAGATACTTTTCTTTATAATTATAGCCTATACGCCCGAAATAAGATAATCTTCGCTGTAAATTATCAGGTTTACCAGATACGGTACGCGTCTCCACAACATTCCCCTTCTCATCCAAATGAGCCTGTCCAGTCGTATTATCCAAATAAGCATGCGCAAAATCATTAAACTGCGACAAGAGGTTCCAATTCGACCCAGAAAGGTAAGTGCCTTGATAACGCAAAGACTCCATCCCTACCATCGCAGAAAATTTGTGATCGGTATTCACATTAAAATCATACGATGCTGTATTTGTCCAGGTCAAGGTATGCCCTTTGCTCATGTTTTGAGATGTTGTCGTATGATCTTGGTTGTAGGTATAAATTGAAAAACGATACATCGGAGTAAAGCTTCTATATTCGGATGCAAAATAATTAAACCCTAATAGCGACCTGACTTTCAACCCTTTGATTGGCTCAATTTCAGCAAATATATCCGCTAACAATTTCTGCCCATCATTATTATTGTTGGAATTGGTCATCATACTACCATAGGGATTACTATCCCCATTATACCAAGGAGAATTGGAAGTATCATTAAAGGGACTACCGTACAGGCCATTGTCCGAGTAAACAGGAGAAAGTGGAGATGTAGCAAATGCTCCACGAAGTGTATTGCTATATTGGTTTCCCACAGAAATACCTCTATTTTTAATGTAGTTAAAATTAAGATGTTGACCTATTTTCAGAAAATTATTCAATAGTTTATGCTCTGAATTACTACGGAAGCCATACCGCTCATAATTAGACACATCCTTACCACCAACAATTCCCTCTTGAGCAATATAATTTAATGACATCGCATAGGTAGATTTTTCAGAACCACCAGTCAATCCAACACTATAATTGTCAGTTTTGGCATTATCTTTAAACATATAATCCAACCAATTGGTATTCGTCAAACCATCCATTGCATCAAAATCAATGAGCGAAGCACCAGAATTGAGTGATTGTTCATTCATGATCACTTTATATTGATCAGCATTCAATAATTTTGCCTTTCGCGCTACATTTTGGATACCCGTGTACCCATCGAAAGACAAAACACTTTTCCCCGAAACGCCCATTTTTGTCGTTACCAAAACAACCCCATTTGCACCCTGAGATCCATAAATAGCGGCAGATGCAGCATCTTTTAATACATCTATCGACTGTATATCAGCAGCATTCAATACCGCGATATCACCCCCAGGCACACCATCGATGACATATAATGGTCCAGAATTACCTATTGTACCTAGACCACGAACCACAACCTTCATATCCGCTCCAGGCTGGCCTGAAGTTGATGTAATGGATACCCCCGGAGCCTGCCCTTGAAGCGCTTGCAAAGGATTCACCTGATTACGCTTTTGTAAATCTTCTCCTTCTATTTTAAGATTTGCACCCGTATTTAATTTCTTCTTTTGAACACCATATCCAATAACTACCACCTCATCTAAATCGGAGGTCACAGGTTCCAAACGAATGACCATATTTACTCCAGTGACAGGAATTTCCTCCGTTTTATACCCTACATAGGAAACAATCAGAATAGCCCCCTTTGCCGCTGATATCGAAAATTTCCCAGATTCATTACTGCTTGTTGCGACCGTCTGATTCTTAACTTTAATACTGGCCCCCCCGATAGGCAAGTTAGAATCAGTAGAAACAACAGACCCCGTAAAAGATTGTGCGCAGACAAGCGAGGTCATGCCCGTCATTACTACGACGGCAATCCCCTTATTAAACAAATGCTTACTTATCATATAATTTGATTTAAAAATTGGTGGTTATTATTTTAATTTAGTCTTTAACGATTTACCCGTATAAGAAATCATCTTTGACTTTTTAGCTTTTAAGTCTATCCCCGTGGCATGCTCAGCATCGACAAAGATGACATTGAATTTCCGATCGTTCAACATACCGTCAAACGTGCCAATGCGATCTGCTAAAAACAATGTTTTAGTCTTGTTATCAAACCTTAGGTCGATACGAGCATATTTTCCTTGCTCATAATTATAATTGACTCCCTCATCTTCATAAATCGAAAATTGCCCATCAGCGCCATCGTAAACATAGAGATCGATTAAATCTTGTTTTCTTTCCGATGTATATTGCATGGTCTCACCTACGGGTAAGATTGATCCCGCTTTTACAAAGACAGGCATACGATCATAGGAAGCTTGGACCACAATATTTTGTCCCCCGCTAGTGACCTGTCCGGTATATAAATTATACCAATCCATCCCCTCTGGTAAATGTACTGTTCTAGAAGTAGCCCCCATTTCAGTAACTGGATTGATCAATAAAGATGGTCCCCATAAGTATTGATCATTAATATCAAAACCATTCTTATCCTTAGGGAAATCCATCGCCAGTCCACGAATCATCGAATAATCATCAAAGAAAGTCTTTGCCGCTAAGCTGTAATTATAAGCCAGCAGCCTATACCTAAGATTGATGTAATAGACCATGCTTTTATAAGCAGGATGATTTTCTGGGGCAATATTAAAAGGTTCACGATATGGAAACTGACCATG
It includes:
- a CDS encoding RagB/SusD family nutrient uptake outer membrane protein codes for the protein MNKSKYIYSSFLMTALLFNSCSSSFLDVEPMTSVLESNFYKTVADADMALVGCYDGYQRTVSNGNQSFYLTAEVAADHCFGGTGTTDGRAFQAIDRFDISQSSSDNNIFDGTWSDYYSGIFRANTLLSKLDGTDFSGNLNARARIEGETKFLRALMYFDLVRLFEKIPLLTSPTSDNIPQADPKDIYKLIVEDLKFAASNIPADAYPKSVAGTNDGRATPLVAKALLARVYLFYSGYYGTEDIGITKAEALAGLEDVINSGQFALVENFSALWPAASYIPSISNNSLDISKSAGKGNSEIVFAQKFNNTSNYNGYVDGNRWVVFLGMRGKNWSPYGQGWGACTVSKQFFNKFDNNDTRKIASIIDIDGEGITSFDLKDQREYTGFAVKKYSPTALPDGTSNTGGEKDMQLSQDQDYFVIRYADVLLMAAELGSGNAQKYFDDVRKRAYKASFTSVAVSKAAVIKEREFEFAFEGIRYWDILRQGLNSAASILETSQDVLSGSVPEKVTVTKDNFLKTRGFMQIPNKQITLSNGVLKQNDGWN
- a CDS encoding SusC/RagA family TonB-linked outer membrane protein; translated protein: MISKHLFNKGIAVVVMTGMTSLVCAQSFTGSVVSTDSNLPIGGASIKVKNQTVATSSNESGKFSISAAKGAILIVSYVGYKTEEIPVTGVNMVIRLEPVTSDLDEVVVIGYGVQKKKLNTGANLKIEGEDLQKRNQVNPLQALQGQAPGVSITSTSGQPGADMKVVVRGLGTIGNSGPLYVIDGVPGGDIAVLNAADIQSIDVLKDAASAAIYGSQGANGVVLVTTKMGVSGKSVLSFDGYTGIQNVARKAKLLNADQYKVIMNEQSLNSGASLIDFDAMDGLTNTNWLDYMFKDNAKTDNYSVGLTGGSEKSTYAMSLNYIAQEGIVGGKDVSNYERYGFRSNSEHKLLNNFLKIGQHLNFNYIKNRGISVGNQYSNTLRGAFATSPLSPVYSDNGLYGSPFNDTSNSPWYNGDSNPYGSMMTNSNNNNDGQKLLADIFAEIEPIKGLKVRSLLGFNYFASEYRSFTPMYRFSIYTYNQDHTTTSQNMSKGHTLTWTNTASYDFNVNTDHKFSAMVGMESLRYQGTYLSGSNWNLLSQFNDFAHAYLDNTTGQAHLDEKGNVVETRTVSGKPDNLQRRLSYFGRIGYNYKEKYLLNATLRADASSKFSSANRWGYFPSVSAGWVISSEDFFSEHLSAINFLKFRASWGQVGNQDIDDFQYAAPISTSTGVTSSNPGAHYVFGTANNNIAGAYPSRLSNPSLTWETSEQTNIGFDAKFMRNRLDVVADYYVKTTKDWLVTAPVLATTGTQAPYINGGDVKNTGVELGLNWSDRINEVKYRFGINGAYNKNKVGQIPTEDGIIHGQTAMLYDNSEEFYRAENGQAIGYFWGYETDGLFQNQSEIDAWRTSGNGILQANVLPGDVKYVDQNGDGIINASDKVNLGVGMASFTYGINLGLDYKGFDFSINAYGSVGNKIVQSYRNHANKQANYTTRILDRWTGEGTSGTIPRVTETNVNWQFSDLYLQDGDFLRISNISLGYDLSKIINWKYANQIRFYVQGQNLFTFTKYDGMDPEIGYGTDGWVSGIDLGYYPRPKSVLFGLNIKF